Proteins co-encoded in one Deferrivibrio essentukiensis genomic window:
- the hypF gene encoding carbamoyltransferase HypF has product MTCRISIRGIVQGVGFRPFVYNLALQHNLKGFVSNNTNGVEIVLESSVEAGESFLNEILDNLPPLAYIFDYNVEEIISDEKFDKFFIKESVVCEGVTFVSPDTAICDDCRRELFEKNHHKYLYPFINCTNCGPRYSIIENIPYDRLNTSMKNFNMCDVCKDEYESVTNRRFHAQPNGCRLCGPKVYFQNFEGDKVISLAADYLNSGKIIGVKGIGGYHIVCDAFNFDAVNRLREFKNRQFKPFALMVQDKNTLLKYGINLTREEEKLFDSRIAPIVIKYIENDNFYHINPLGKNIGIMKAYTPLHLLLFERFNGDFLIATSGNKKDEPIAIDSESAENMLKDVCDLFIHNNRDIVNRVDDSLITFVKDKPYILRRSRGYAPLPVVMDNKRKIQVAGLGANLKSSICFLKSDFAFISQYIGDLENYETQNFYIEVYNRMKNLFEVKPEIVITDLHPNFFTTKFAGTLGVDTYSVQHHVAHMFANMAENNLKDNVMGIIFDGVGFGDDGKIWGGEIFVKKGNLSREIHLEYTPLAGGEAAIKNPYRMFLSYLAYFNMDTGFLNDKQLKEYGLIKKMIENKVNVIETSSMGRFFEAIGAFLLGIEKNEFEAHAAIALEGICSKIINEFYEFEIYSNKIKIKNIIQSVINDYINEVKIPIIATKFHNTVAHIVLKSATLIRKKYNIDKVCLSGGVFQNIFLLKKTITLLEEQEFQVFLHKNVPSNDACISLGQVYYYLLNCEMVG; this is encoded by the coding sequence ATGACTTGTCGTATATCTATTCGAGGTATTGTGCAAGGGGTAGGTTTTCGCCCTTTTGTTTACAATCTCGCGCTACAGCATAATCTCAAAGGCTTTGTTTCCAACAATACAAATGGAGTTGAAATAGTTTTAGAGTCTTCCGTTGAAGCCGGAGAGAGCTTTTTAAATGAAATATTGGATAATCTTCCACCTTTAGCATACATATTTGATTATAATGTTGAAGAGATTATCAGTGATGAAAAATTTGATAAGTTTTTTATAAAAGAATCAGTTGTTTGTGAAGGGGTGACGTTTGTTTCCCCTGACACTGCAATTTGTGATGACTGCAGGCGAGAACTTTTTGAAAAGAATCATCATAAGTACTTGTATCCTTTTATAAATTGCACAAATTGCGGTCCAAGATACTCAATTATTGAAAATATTCCCTATGACAGATTAAACACTTCTATGAAAAATTTTAATATGTGTGATGTTTGTAAGGATGAGTATGAAAGTGTAACAAATAGAAGATTTCATGCCCAGCCGAACGGTTGCCGCTTATGTGGTCCAAAAGTGTATTTTCAAAATTTTGAAGGGGATAAGGTGATTAGTTTGGCGGCAGACTATTTAAACAGTGGGAAGATAATCGGCGTTAAAGGCATTGGTGGATATCACATTGTATGTGATGCTTTTAATTTTGATGCGGTAAACAGGTTAAGAGAGTTTAAAAATAGGCAATTTAAACCTTTTGCTCTTATGGTACAAGATAAAAATACTCTTTTAAAATATGGAATTAACCTAACAAGAGAGGAGGAGAAACTATTTGATAGCAGAATAGCACCTATAGTTATTAAGTATATAGAGAATGATAATTTTTATCACATCAATCCATTGGGCAAAAATATCGGAATTATGAAAGCATATACTCCTCTTCACTTACTTTTGTTTGAAAGGTTTAATGGGGATTTTCTGATTGCCACAAGTGGTAATAAAAAGGATGAGCCTATTGCAATAGATAGTGAAAGTGCGGAGAATATGTTAAAAGATGTGTGTGACTTATTTATTCATAATAATAGGGATATTGTAAACAGAGTAGATGATTCCCTTATAACATTTGTTAAAGATAAACCTTATATTTTAAGAAGAAGCAGAGGGTATGCACCGCTGCCGGTAGTTATGGACAATAAAAGGAAAATACAGGTAGCGGGGCTTGGTGCAAACCTTAAAAGTTCGATATGTTTCTTGAAAAGTGATTTTGCATTTATAAGTCAATATATTGGAGATTTGGAAAATTATGAAACTCAGAATTTTTACATAGAAGTTTATAACAGGATGAAAAACCTGTTTGAAGTGAAACCAGAAATAGTAATTACTGACCTTCATCCAAATTTTTTTACAACAAAATTTGCAGGCACTCTTGGTGTTGATACTTACAGTGTTCAACACCATGTTGCCCATATGTTTGCCAATATGGCTGAAAATAACTTAAAAGATAATGTTATGGGGATAATTTTTGATGGAGTAGGGTTTGGCGATGATGGCAAAATTTGGGGGGGTGAAATATTTGTAAAAAAAGGCAACTTATCACGTGAAATTCATCTTGAATATACACCTCTTGCGGGAGGTGAGGCTGCCATTAAAAATCCTTACAGAATGTTTTTATCATATCTGGCATATTTTAATATGGACACAGGCTTTCTAAATGATAAGCAGTTGAAAGAGTACGGTTTAATTAAGAAAATGATTGAAAATAAAGTTAATGTAATAGAAACATCGAGTATGGGGAGGTTTTTTGAGGCAATAGGGGCATTTTTACTTGGCATTGAAAAGAATGAGTTTGAAGCTCATGCCGCTATTGCTCTTGAGGGGATATGCAGTAAAATCATTAATGAGTTTTATGAATTTGAAATTTATAGCAATAAAATAAAAATAAAAAATATAATTCAATCCGTAATAAATGATTATATCAATGAAGTTAAAATCCCAATAATTGCAACAAAATTTCATAATACAGTAGCGCATATTGTGCTAAAGTCAGCCACTTTGATAAGAAAAAAATATAACATAGATAAGGTTTGCCTTTCAGGCGGTGTTTTTCAAAATATTTTTCTTTTGAAAAAAACGATCACTCTTTTAGAAGAGCAAGAATTTCAAGTGTTTTTACACAAAAATGTGCCATCAAACGACGCCTGTATTTCTTTGGGGCAGGTGTATTATTATTTACTAAATTGTGAAATGGTGGGTTGA
- a CDS encoding TrkH family potassium uptake protein: protein MNLLSVVRVISVLIIVLSVFMIIPACTAVYYGEYNVAIAFLKTIVFFAAVGGILYKFISNRVKPNLGIKDGFLLVTLSWIAISFIGAIPFYLSGEIKTFTDAFFETASGFTTTGATILEDIEGMAKSALLWRALTHWLGGMGIVVLTVAILPILGIGGLQLVKAEAPGPTVDKLSPRIAETAKILWSIYVGLTLLQTALMMFGGVSFFDAITHAFATMATGGFSTKNASVTGLNSPFVEVVVTIFMFLAGVNFALHFRFITGRFKFLLKDSELRAYVAIFVVSSLLIAANLYDNYYPTLKESLRHAFFQTATILTTTGFASADYEKWPYFSQVILFALMFVGGCTGSTGGGIKVLRIVTLLKQGLNEMKYLLHPRGVFILKISGNAIKKDIVYAISGFFFLYIFTILVVTLIVSFTGEDILTSFTAALATVGNIGPGFGKVGPTENYAFFTNFIKWVLSFAMIAGRLEIYTFLVIFFPYFWKK from the coding sequence ATGAATCTGTTAAGTGTAGTTAGAGTAATTTCTGTACTTATTATTGTTCTTTCAGTATTTATGATTATTCCTGCCTGCACTGCTGTTTATTATGGCGAGTACAATGTAGCGATAGCATTTTTAAAGACGATTGTTTTTTTTGCTGCTGTTGGTGGGATTTTATACAAATTTATATCTAACCGTGTAAAACCTAATTTAGGGATAAAAGATGGATTTCTTCTTGTAACTCTAAGCTGGATTGCAATCTCATTTATAGGTGCTATACCATTTTATTTAAGTGGTGAAATAAAGACATTTACGGATGCTTTCTTTGAAACAGCGTCGGGATTTACTACAACAGGGGCAACAATACTTGAAGATATAGAGGGGATGGCAAAGTCCGCACTTCTTTGGCGTGCTTTGACACATTGGCTTGGCGGGATGGGTATTGTTGTATTGACAGTCGCTATTTTACCAATTTTAGGAATAGGTGGATTACAGCTTGTAAAGGCAGAAGCACCGGGACCTACCGTTGATAAACTCTCCCCAAGAATAGCCGAGACTGCAAAAATATTGTGGAGCATATATGTTGGGCTGACTTTGCTTCAGACAGCTTTAATGATGTTTGGAGGTGTAAGTTTTTTTGATGCCATAACCCACGCATTTGCAACGATGGCAACGGGCGGATTTTCTACCAAAAATGCGAGTGTTACAGGACTTAATTCCCCATTTGTGGAGGTAGTGGTTACAATTTTTATGTTTCTTGCGGGAGTAAACTTTGCACTGCATTTCAGGTTTATTACAGGGAGATTTAAATTTTTGTTAAAAGACAGTGAGTTAAGAGCTTATGTGGCTATTTTCGTAGTATCCTCATTACTGATAGCGGCAAATTTATATGACAACTACTATCCAACTTTAAAAGAAAGTCTCAGGCATGCCTTTTTTCAAACAGCCACAATTTTGACCACAACAGGTTTTGCTTCGGCTGATTATGAAAAATGGCCATATTTTTCTCAGGTGATACTCTTTGCCTTAATGTTTGTAGGCGGGTGTACCGGCTCCACAGGTGGAGGGATTAAGGTTTTAAGAATCGTTACCCTTTTAAAACAGGGGCTCAATGAAATGAAGTATCTTTTACATCCAAGAGGTGTGTTTATTTTAAAAATTTCGGGGAACGCCATAAAAAAAGATATTGTTTATGCCATTTCAGGTTTTTTCTTTTTATATATATTTACAATTCTTGTTGTTACTTTAATCGTTTCCTTTACAGGCGAAGACATACTGACATCCTTTACAGCCGCACTTGCTACCGTAGGTAATATTGGACCCGGGTTTGGTAAAGTGGGGCCTACCGAAAATTACGCGTTTTTTACCAACTTTATCAAATGGGTTTTAAGTTTTGCCATGATAGCAGGAAGACTTGAAATTTATACATTTTTGGTGATATTCTTCCCTTACTTTTGGAAAAAATAA